One window of Verrucomicrobiota bacterium genomic DNA carries:
- a CDS encoding radical SAM protein, translating to MLPTLAIRTLRSADFRCIRKFAWNFGVKGVLSVEKFKRRIKRGEYFPPFLYVSIVNSCNLRCQGCWVDVEEKDAIDLDTLNRTITDAKRHGNAFFGILGGEPFMHPQLLDLLAAHPDCYFQLFTNGQFITEKVANRLRELGNATPLVSIEGREITSDERRGKKDVFNKTMRGLEHCLRARLLTGVATSVCQSNIDELLTESWLQELINRGVHYVWYHTYRPVGPKMNQQLALRPDQLVRTRKFVVEMRAKMPIAIIDAYYDHDGQALCPMSTGISHHISPRGDIEPCPIIQFATESIRDPRGIFETMRDSAFLKDFRELSAKHTRGCVVLERPDLVKELVAKHGARDTTARGTAMAELEAMQPRFSQWLPGEEVPEKHWMYRLAKKYWFNDFSAYRNVDHQATAKARALKTSLDPAASIVDNATRITRGNETKRPMERLTK from the coding sequence ATGCTTCCTACCCTCGCCATTCGCACCCTGCGCTCCGCCGACTTCCGCTGCATTCGGAAGTTTGCCTGGAACTTCGGCGTGAAAGGGGTGTTGTCGGTCGAGAAGTTCAAGCGGCGCATCAAGCGTGGCGAGTATTTCCCGCCGTTCCTCTACGTCTCGATCGTCAACTCCTGCAACCTTCGCTGTCAAGGTTGCTGGGTGGACGTGGAGGAAAAGGACGCCATCGATCTCGACACGCTCAATCGCACCATCACCGACGCCAAGCGACACGGCAACGCGTTCTTCGGCATCCTCGGCGGCGAGCCGTTCATGCACCCGCAACTGCTTGACCTGCTCGCGGCACATCCGGACTGCTATTTCCAGCTTTTCACCAACGGCCAATTCATCACCGAGAAAGTCGCGAATCGCCTGCGCGAGCTGGGCAACGCCACGCCGCTGGTCAGCATCGAGGGCCGCGAAATAACCAGCGACGAGCGGCGCGGCAAGAAGGACGTGTTCAACAAAACCATGCGCGGGCTGGAACATTGTCTGCGCGCCCGGCTTCTCACCGGTGTGGCCACGAGCGTCTGCCAATCAAACATCGACGAACTGCTGACCGAATCGTGGCTTCAGGAACTCATCAATCGCGGCGTGCATTACGTCTGGTATCATACTTACCGGCCGGTCGGACCGAAGATGAATCAGCAGCTCGCTTTGCGCCCCGACCAACTCGTGCGGACACGCAAGTTCGTCGTCGAGATGCGCGCGAAGATGCCGATTGCGATCATTGACGCCTATTACGATCACGACGGCCAGGCGCTTTGCCCGATGTCCACGGGCATCAGTCATCACATCAGTCCGCGAGGTGACATCGAGCCGTGCCCGATCATCCAGTTCGCCACCGAATCCATTCGTGACCCGCGCGGCATCTTTGAAACCATGCGCGATTCGGCATTCCTGAAAGACTTCCGTGAACTCAGCGCCAAACACACTCGCGGTTGCGTGGTTTTGGAGCGGCCCGACCTTGTGAAAGAACTCGTCGCAAAACACGGCGCACGCGACACGACGGCCCGTGGCACGGCGATGGCCGAGTTGGAGGCCATGCAGCCGCGTTTCAGCCAGTGGTTGCCCGGTGAGGAAGTGCCGGAGAAACATTGGATGTATCGGCTTGCCAAAAAGTATTGGTTCAATGATTTTTCGGCTTACCGAAACGTTGACCACCAAGCCACGGCCAAGGCACGCGCATTGAAAACAAGTCTCGACCCCGCGGCATCGATTGTGGATAATGCCACACGCATAACCAGAGGGAATGAAACAAAAAGGCCGATGGAACGTCTTACAAAGTGA